A genomic region of Fodinisporobacter ferrooxydans contains the following coding sequences:
- a CDS encoding asparaginase translates to MKHVLILTTGGTIAMVESKEKGILPKADASTLIQSIPQISEYANISTIEFTNLPSPHITPKHMLELSQKIRQYIDSGSYHGIVVTHGTDTLEETAYFLDLTIASDLPIVVTGAMRSSNELGADGPINVVNAVRVAAHPKAKGFGTLVVFNDEIHAARDVTKTHTSNVSTFQSPGIGPVGAIDKKHVHMIHGILDRKTVPVETIREHVGLVKFAAGIGGELIDCLREKKVSGIVIEALGQGNVPPQSVPAIKRCIEEHIPIVMVSRCYNGVVSDFYAYEGAGRQLKEMGVIFSNGLNGQKARIKLMIGLEICQSEQELRAFFEDESDIGDQG, encoded by the coding sequence GTGAAACATGTTCTGATTCTTACCACTGGCGGAACAATCGCAATGGTTGAGTCAAAAGAAAAAGGCATTTTGCCAAAGGCGGATGCCAGCACTTTGATTCAATCGATTCCGCAAATTTCCGAATATGCAAATATATCTACAATCGAATTCACAAATTTGCCCAGTCCTCATATAACACCAAAGCACATGTTGGAGTTGTCGCAAAAAATCAGGCAATACATCGATTCAGGTTCCTACCATGGCATTGTGGTAACGCATGGTACAGACACGCTTGAAGAAACTGCTTATTTTTTGGATCTTACGATTGCATCCGATCTGCCAATCGTAGTTACAGGAGCCATGCGTTCGAGCAATGAATTAGGCGCAGATGGACCGATCAATGTAGTAAATGCGGTTCGCGTCGCTGCACATCCCAAAGCAAAAGGGTTTGGTACGCTTGTTGTATTTAACGACGAAATTCATGCAGCACGGGATGTGACAAAAACACATACCAGCAATGTATCCACGTTTCAGTCCCCTGGAATTGGTCCAGTGGGTGCAATCGATAAAAAACATGTACACATGATTCATGGGATATTGGATAGAAAAACAGTTCCTGTAGAAACCATCCGGGAGCATGTGGGGCTCGTTAAATTTGCTGCAGGGATCGGCGGTGAATTGATCGATTGCCTGCGGGAAAAAAAGGTCTCCGGCATTGTAATCGAAGCGTTGGGACAAGGAAATGTACCGCCGCAAAGCGTACCTGCGATCAAACGATGTATCGAAGAACACATCCCGATCGTCATGGTATCCCGCTGTTATAACGGCGTAGTATCCGATTTTTATGCATATGAGGGCGCCGGTCGACAACTGAAAGAAATGGGGGTCATTTTCAGCAACGGGTTAAATGGACAAAAAGCCAGGATCAAATTGATGATCGGACTTGAAATCTGTCAATCGGAACAAGAATTGCGCGCTTTCTTTGAAGATGAATCGGATATCGGGGATCAAGGATAG
- the rpsA gene encoding 30S ribosomal protein S1, protein MDEMTNLHEVHTIQPGDVVKGRITKIEDGQAFVDVGYKYEGVLPIAEVSSLRIEKVSDVLQAGDEVEVKVKSVNDEAGTLIVSKRAVDAEQAWGRLEKLYQAGEIFDVVIVDVVKGGLVADIGVRGFIPASLVERHFVEDFSSYKGQTLAVKIAEFDPEQKKVVLSHKAVVEEQEEREKQHVITSLQAGQILTGTVQRLTDFGVFVNIGGVDGLVHISELSHQHVKHPSEVVKEGDAVQVKVLKVDPAAGRISLSIRAAQKGPWESVNASFQPGAIIDGTVKRLANFGAFVEVAPGIEGLVHISQISNRHIANPAEVLEVGQSVKVKVLDVNAQEKRISLSIREAESAKNDKEVEKYVEKQSTSGTGVTLGDLFGDLFKQNK, encoded by the coding sequence ATGGATGAGATGACAAACTTGCATGAAGTGCATACGATTCAGCCTGGAGACGTAGTAAAAGGTCGCATTACGAAAATAGAGGACGGACAGGCATTTGTTGATGTAGGCTATAAATATGAGGGAGTACTTCCCATTGCCGAAGTTTCCAGCTTGCGGATTGAGAAAGTTTCCGATGTGCTGCAAGCAGGTGATGAAGTGGAAGTAAAGGTGAAATCTGTCAATGACGAAGCAGGAACATTGATTGTATCAAAACGTGCGGTCGACGCTGAGCAAGCATGGGGACGACTGGAAAAACTGTATCAGGCAGGCGAAATTTTTGATGTGGTCATTGTGGATGTCGTGAAAGGCGGCTTGGTGGCAGATATCGGCGTCCGCGGGTTTATCCCTGCTTCCTTGGTGGAACGGCATTTTGTTGAAGATTTTTCGAGTTACAAAGGGCAGACGCTTGCGGTCAAGATCGCGGAATTTGATCCGGAGCAAAAGAAAGTCGTGCTTTCTCATAAAGCTGTAGTCGAAGAGCAGGAAGAACGGGAAAAACAGCATGTAATCACATCGTTGCAGGCAGGACAAATCCTGACTGGAACCGTTCAGCGCCTGACAGACTTTGGGGTGTTTGTAAATATTGGCGGTGTGGACGGACTTGTGCATATCTCCGAATTGTCTCATCAGCATGTGAAACACCCGTCTGAAGTCGTCAAGGAAGGAGATGCGGTTCAAGTAAAAGTGTTGAAAGTCGATCCTGCTGCCGGCCGTATTTCTTTATCGATTCGGGCAGCTCAAAAAGGGCCGTGGGAGTCGGTGAATGCATCCTTCCAACCGGGAGCGATTATCGATGGAACTGTCAAGCGTTTGGCAAATTTCGGGGCATTTGTAGAAGTTGCACCTGGGATTGAGGGACTTGTCCACATTTCCCAAATTTCCAACCGGCATATTGCCAATCCTGCTGAAGTATTGGAAGTCGGTCAGTCTGTAAAAGTCAAAGTTCTTGATGTAAATGCACAAGAAAAGCGCATCTCTTTATCGATTCGGGAAGCCGAGAGCGCAAAAAACGATAAAGAAGTGGAAAAATACGTGGAAAAACAGTCCACAAGCGGTACAGGCGTTACATTAGGCGATCTTTTTGGTGATCTTTTTAAGCAAAATAAATAG
- a CDS encoding NAD(P)H-dependent glycerol-3-phosphate dehydrogenase — protein MSKVSVIGAGSWGTALALVLADNGYDVTIWARRPEIAEEINSKHTLEDYLPGVCLPDGIRASHRLEDALENVSMVLLVIPSHVFRSTARMIAPLIGKDVTVAHATKGFDLDSLERMSEVLLSEIPQISPEQAAVLSGPSHAEEVSERYPTTVVVASVAKHTAEFVQDHFMNGNFRVYTNPDVVGTELGGALKNIIALGGGISDGLGYGDNAKAALMTRGLVEISRLGAAMGASQSTFSGLAGVGDLIATCTSKHSRNWRAGYMLGQGKTLDETLANMKMVVEGVRTTKAAMLLSRKYQVEMPITTEIYRVLFEGKAPKDAVDDLMMRGKRHELEDIAKNRFHPKWKM, from the coding sequence ATGAGCAAGGTTTCGGTGATCGGTGCGGGCAGTTGGGGAACTGCGTTGGCGCTTGTCTTGGCTGACAATGGATATGACGTCACCATTTGGGCAAGGCGCCCGGAAATAGCAGAGGAAATCAATTCCAAACATACGTTAGAAGATTATCTCCCTGGTGTTTGTTTGCCGGACGGGATTCGCGCATCACATCGACTGGAAGATGCATTAGAAAATGTCTCGATGGTTTTGCTGGTGATTCCTTCCCATGTCTTTCGCAGTACGGCTCGCATGATCGCACCGTTGATCGGCAAAGATGTCACAGTGGCACATGCGACAAAAGGGTTTGATTTGGATTCACTGGAACGGATGTCTGAAGTATTGCTGTCGGAGATTCCCCAGATCTCTCCGGAACAGGCGGCTGTTTTGTCCGGACCAAGCCATGCGGAAGAAGTGAGTGAGCGCTACCCTACTACGGTGGTTGTGGCAAGCGTCGCAAAACATACGGCGGAGTTTGTACAGGATCATTTCATGAATGGAAATTTTCGCGTGTACACAAATCCGGATGTTGTCGGCACAGAGCTTGGCGGCGCATTGAAAAACATTATTGCACTTGGCGGGGGAATTTCCGACGGTTTGGGATATGGGGATAATGCAAAAGCAGCTTTAATGACTCGGGGACTTGTAGAGATCTCCCGCCTGGGTGCAGCCATGGGCGCTTCCCAATCCACCTTTTCCGGACTTGCCGGCGTTGGCGATTTGATTGCCACCTGTACCAGCAAGCACAGCCGCAATTGGCGGGCAGGCTATATGCTGGGGCAAGGAAAGACGTTAGATGAGACATTGGCAAATATGAAAATGGTAGTGGAAGGTGTGCGCACGACAAAGGCGGCCATGTTGTTAAGTCGAAAATATCAGGTTGAAATGCCGATTACCACGGAGATCTACAGGGTTTTATTCGAAGGAAAAGCACCCAAAGATGCGGTTGATGATTTAATGATGCGAGGCAAGCGACATGAGCTTGAGGACATTGCAAAAAACCGGTTTCATCCCAAATGGAAAATGTAG
- a CDS encoding DUF3189 family protein has translation MDAVVFYDNDFGFGAFLAAQMLTGACDFHNMPSFEQLRELSRRFRPSDGTIHVCGNISHAPTFVAYAGCHRQSHIAIKCLRNFVNLYRLDQTQYAFIRTPSISLAKPYRRSSIPIHKSGIALTRKLYATFARMFPHIQTAVCSVVWQNVPMFRARVSRNHEEEEPVGNTSNQTSDLHRLDGRHIVYHCYGSAHSSITSAAIHLNRLPNERRPHVNEIIALTDYDRSETWQIGTLNFKGYDTFGNAIYTIGLGADPYTVKRLLASFLERIGCDTSQLVMQEALVHINSLARIGGALSRRYGFVTLGRIVSAFAIQRQYERLVTFVNDVSNRYGGNKNKA, from the coding sequence ATGGATGCCGTCGTGTTCTATGACAATGATTTTGGATTTGGTGCATTTCTTGCAGCGCAAATGCTGACAGGCGCTTGTGATTTTCACAATATGCCAAGCTTTGAACAACTGCGGGAATTGAGCAGGCGATTCCGGCCGAGCGACGGGACGATACATGTATGTGGGAACATCTCTCATGCTCCAACGTTTGTGGCATATGCGGGATGCCATCGGCAATCCCATATTGCCATTAAATGCCTTCGGAATTTTGTGAATTTATATCGATTGGATCAAACGCAATACGCGTTTATTCGGACGCCATCCATTTCTTTGGCAAAACCCTATCGACGTTCATCGATTCCCATCCATAAAAGCGGCATTGCATTGACAAGAAAGCTTTATGCCACGTTTGCCCGCATGTTTCCGCATATTCAGACAGCAGTATGCAGTGTCGTATGGCAAAACGTGCCGATGTTTCGGGCAAGAGTTTCAAGAAACCATGAAGAGGAAGAACCGGTTGGCAATACGTCGAACCAAACAAGCGATCTACATCGGTTGGACGGCAGACATATTGTCTACCATTGTTATGGCAGCGCCCATTCTTCCATTACGTCTGCTGCCATTCATCTGAATCGTCTGCCGAATGAACGCAGGCCGCATGTGAATGAAATTATCGCTTTGACGGATTATGATCGTTCAGAGACCTGGCAGATTGGAACATTAAATTTTAAAGGGTATGACACCTTTGGCAATGCCATTTATACCATTGGCTTAGGCGCGGATCCATATACCGTGAAACGTCTGCTGGCTTCGTTTTTGGAGCGAATCGGGTGCGACACGAGCCAACTTGTCATGCAAGAAGCTTTGGTTCATATTAACTCCCTTGCGAGAATTGGCGGAGCATTGTCTCGCAGATACGGGTTTGTAACGCTCGGGAGGATTGTAAGTGCGTTCGCGATCCAAAGACAGTATGAACGGCTCGTGACATTTGTGAACGATGTAAGCAATCGCTATGGAGGAAATAAGAACAAAGCTTGA
- the plsY gene encoding glycerol-3-phosphate 1-O-acyltransferase PlsY has product MGWTIGIILVSYLIGSISPSYLMGKWVAGIDIRQHGSGNAGATNTMRVLGVKAGIFVFLFDALKGVFMVWIANVLTGGNLVAMVLAGLFTIFGHNWPVYFGFRGGKGVATTIGVLLTLAAVPALCAGVIAIALLLVTRYVSLASLSFVTFVPIFLVLFHRPMMLVFATIFLALVSYWKHRKNIERLAKGQENRLGKKANR; this is encoded by the coding sequence ATGGGATGGACGATTGGAATTATTCTTGTTTCCTATTTGATTGGATCCATATCTCCCAGTTATCTCATGGGAAAATGGGTGGCCGGCATCGATATCCGCCAACATGGCAGCGGCAATGCCGGCGCTACCAATACGATGCGGGTTCTCGGTGTAAAAGCAGGCATTTTTGTTTTCTTGTTTGATGCGTTGAAGGGCGTTTTTATGGTTTGGATCGCGAATGTATTGACAGGCGGAAACCTTGTTGCGATGGTTCTGGCCGGTTTATTTACGATTTTTGGGCATAACTGGCCCGTGTATTTTGGCTTTCGCGGCGGGAAAGGCGTTGCCACTACGATTGGCGTTTTGCTTACGCTGGCAGCAGTTCCTGCTTTATGCGCCGGCGTAATCGCCATCGCATTGTTATTGGTCACCCGTTACGTTTCATTGGCTTCTTTATCCTTTGTCACGTTTGTACCGATTTTTCTCGTATTGTTTCACCGACCGATGATGCTTGTATTTGCAACGATATTTTTGGCGCTTGTTTCCTATTGGAAGCATCGGAAAAATATCGAACGGTTAGCAAAAGGACAAGAAAATCGATTGGGAAAAAAGGCAAACCGTTAA
- a CDS encoding flagellar brake protein, protein MALPRVGQTVFLDVRSGPLAGRYQCRVVDHGQSTLSIETPLRLNSTVPVTFDVGIDFEVVYRALDGAECRFFSNVVKRVVKEIPVLEIYKPKMSAITRIQRREYLRVPINIPVELAFLDSYTKRPVTCKGMSKDISGGGLAFTVESSISVHAEDVIGFRFTIPIDGSMTEVLGKGIVLRVLDLSEKNVKKVISVRFFDISDQNRQRIVRFTFQRQIEISKKLDQL, encoded by the coding sequence ATGGCTTTGCCGCGGGTCGGGCAAACGGTTTTTTTAGATGTGCGAAGCGGACCTTTAGCGGGACGCTACCAATGCAGAGTTGTAGATCATGGGCAATCTACCCTTTCCATAGAAACACCGTTGCGATTAAATTCGACGGTGCCTGTTACTTTTGATGTAGGGATTGATTTTGAGGTAGTCTATCGTGCTTTGGATGGAGCAGAGTGCCGGTTTTTCTCAAATGTTGTGAAGCGGGTGGTCAAGGAAATTCCCGTACTGGAAATTTATAAACCGAAAATGTCCGCAATTACGCGAATCCAACGCCGGGAATATTTGCGTGTTCCGATTAATATCCCCGTTGAACTGGCATTTCTTGATTCTTATACGAAACGCCCGGTTACTTGCAAGGGAATGAGCAAAGATATTAGCGGCGGAGGTTTGGCGTTTACCGTGGAATCTTCCATTTCTGTGCATGCGGAAGATGTGATCGGGTTTCGATTTACCATCCCGATTGACGGTTCCATGACTGAAGTCCTCGGCAAAGGAATCGTTTTGCGAGTGTTGGATTTATCAGAAAAAAATGTAAAAAAAGTAATATCTGTTCGCTTTTTCGATATTTCCGATCAAAATCGGCAGCGAATCGTCCGGTTTACATTTCAGAGACAGATTGAAATCAGCAAAAAACTGGACCAACTGTAG
- the der gene encoding ribosome biogenesis GTPase Der, with amino-acid sequence MPKPVVAIVGRPNVGKSTLFNRLAGNRIAIVEDRPGVTRDRIYASSEWLTHQFHIIDTGGIEVGSEDEILFRIREQAELAIAEANAIIFVADGKEGVTPADQEVAQILFRSRKPVALAVNKVDNPDQINNIYSFYELGLGEPFAISAEHGTGIGDLLDQVMADIPEDFEETEYDEDVIRVALIGRPNVGKSSLVNAILGTDRVLVSPEAGTTRDAIDTPFSTEDQDYVLIDTAGMRKRGKVYETTEKYSVLRALRAIERCDVAVLVIDGEQGIIEQDKKIAGYALEAGRAMMIVVNKWDIVEKDDKTAHKFEQEVRKQFPFMAWAPILFVSAKTKQRVHRILEIVKQNAENHALRIQTAVLNSVIEDAVAMTPPPTDKGRRLRVLYTTQVAVKPPAFAIFVNDPELMHFSYERYLENKLRSAFGFEGTPMRMFIRQKSSKEKN; translated from the coding sequence ATGCCAAAGCCAGTAGTGGCGATCGTTGGTCGGCCGAATGTCGGAAAATCGACTTTGTTCAATCGTCTGGCAGGAAACAGGATTGCAATTGTCGAAGATAGGCCCGGTGTGACAAGGGATCGCATATATGCCAGTTCAGAGTGGTTGACACACCAATTTCACATCATCGACACGGGCGGGATTGAAGTCGGAAGCGAAGATGAAATTTTGTTTCGAATTCGGGAACAGGCGGAATTGGCGATCGCAGAGGCGAATGCCATCATTTTTGTCGCTGACGGCAAGGAAGGAGTAACACCGGCCGATCAAGAAGTAGCGCAGATCTTATTTCGTTCCCGCAAACCGGTAGCATTGGCTGTCAACAAAGTGGACAACCCGGATCAAATCAACAACATTTACAGCTTTTATGAACTGGGTCTTGGCGAGCCTTTTGCCATTTCCGCAGAGCACGGCACGGGTATTGGAGATCTCCTGGATCAGGTGATGGCTGACATTCCCGAGGATTTTGAAGAAACCGAGTATGATGAAGATGTGATTCGCGTCGCCTTGATCGGACGACCGAATGTCGGAAAATCGTCCCTTGTCAATGCGATTCTCGGCACAGACCGGGTCTTGGTGAGTCCGGAAGCGGGGACGACGCGGGATGCCATTGATACGCCGTTCTCTACGGAAGACCAGGATTATGTCCTGATCGATACGGCCGGAATGCGCAAGCGCGGCAAAGTATATGAAACGACGGAAAAATATTCGGTGCTGCGTGCATTGCGGGCCATCGAACGATGTGATGTGGCGGTTCTTGTGATCGATGGCGAGCAAGGGATTATCGAGCAGGATAAAAAGATTGCCGGATACGCATTGGAAGCCGGGCGTGCCATGATGATCGTCGTGAACAAGTGGGACATCGTTGAGAAAGATGATAAAACGGCACATAAGTTTGAACAGGAAGTCCGCAAGCAATTTCCGTTTATGGCCTGGGCTCCCATCCTGTTTGTTTCTGCCAAAACGAAGCAGCGGGTGCACCGCATTCTGGAGATCGTCAAGCAAAATGCGGAAAACCATGCGCTGCGCATACAGACGGCTGTGCTGAATTCTGTCATTGAAGATGCGGTTGCGATGACACCGCCGCCTACGGACAAGGGACGGAGGTTGCGTGTCTTGTATACGACACAAGTTGCCGTCAAACCGCCGGCTTTTGCGATATTTGTCAATGACCCGGAATTGATGCATTTTTCCTATGAAAGGTATCTGGAAAATAAGCTTCGCAGTGCGTTTGGCTTTGAAGGGACGCCCATGCGGATGTTTATTCGCCAAAAATCATCAAAAGAGAAAAATTGA
- the fni gene encoding type 2 isopentenyl-diphosphate Delta-isomerase — protein sequence MSIESRKIDHLRLAAELPQSMASGFDDVMFVHRTFPEVSFAEISLQTNVAGTFFSAPFWINAMTGGSEPSAQVNRDLAIAARELGLAMAVGSQRAALRDDSLRESYTVVRKENPGGIVIANLSAAATIDDVLRAVDMLDAQYIQLHANAPQELVMPEGDRNFKGILKGVETIIRHCPVPVIIKEVGFGMCRETYRQLTEIGARIVDVSGRGGTNFIAIENQRRSEWPMDDLRLWGQTTVVSLLEAEGFQNQLTFLASGGVRNPLDCIKCLALGAQGVGLAGFILRTYRSSGLQGLIDCLQHWLHEVRVIMTMLGCRTLQELNAIPVWIRGETADWCEVRNIDRQYYANRRHFIS from the coding sequence GTGTCGATTGAATCGAGAAAAATAGATCATTTGCGTTTGGCTGCCGAGCTTCCCCAATCCATGGCATCAGGTTTTGACGATGTGATGTTTGTACATCGAACATTTCCGGAAGTATCGTTTGCTGAAATATCTTTGCAGACAAATGTTGCCGGAACGTTTTTTTCTGCTCCATTCTGGATCAATGCGATGACAGGAGGTTCTGAACCTTCCGCACAGGTCAATCGGGATTTGGCCATTGCGGCTCGGGAACTGGGATTGGCAATGGCGGTGGGCAGCCAGCGGGCAGCGTTGCGGGATGATTCCCTGCGGGAATCTTATACAGTTGTCAGGAAAGAAAATCCGGGAGGTATTGTGATTGCCAACCTGTCTGCTGCAGCAACGATTGACGATGTATTGCGAGCCGTTGACATGTTGGATGCACAGTATATTCAACTGCATGCAAATGCCCCCCAGGAACTGGTAATGCCGGAAGGGGATCGGAATTTCAAAGGAATATTAAAAGGTGTAGAAACAATCATTCGCCATTGTCCGGTACCTGTCATTATCAAAGAAGTTGGCTTTGGCATGTGTCGGGAAACGTATCGTCAATTGACGGAGATTGGCGCCAGGATTGTAGATGTAAGCGGACGAGGCGGCACCAACTTTATTGCCATTGAGAATCAGCGACGAAGCGAATGGCCAATGGATGACTTGCGTTTGTGGGGTCAAACAACGGTAGTCAGTTTGCTTGAAGCGGAAGGTTTCCAAAACCAACTGACGTTCCTCGCTTCCGGAGGTGTTCGCAACCCGTTGGATTGTATCAAATGTTTGGCGCTTGGAGCGCAAGGGGTTGGGTTGGCAGGTTTTATTTTGCGAACGTATCGATCGTCCGGATTACAAGGACTGATCGATTGTTTGCAGCATTGGTTGCATGAGGTTCGAGTCATCATGACGATGTTAGGTTGTCGAACCTTGCAAGAATTGAATGCTATTCCGGTATGGATTCGCGGAGAAACGGCTGATTGGTGTGAAGTCCGTAACATCGATCGGCAATATTATGCAAATCGAAGGCATTTCATTTCCTGA
- the cmk gene encoding (d)CMP kinase — protein MQYISIAIDGPAGAGKSTVAKQVAECLHLMYIDTGAMYRAVTWKLLQAGVSLEDNSTIGEIVQDLDIRLSDENGRLRVLVDGQDVTQDIRSPEVTRLVSHVSRFRQVRDRLVALQRQYAKQQAVVMDGRDIGSNVLPDAKVKIFLTASIEERAERRVAELQNKGYAITIDEVRQELVKRDQMDMEREIAPLRQASDAQVVDTTNKTIEEVVKQILTIYYDATATVSKGGQA, from the coding sequence ATGCAATATATCTCCATTGCGATTGACGGACCTGCAGGAGCCGGGAAGAGCACGGTTGCCAAACAAGTGGCTGAATGCCTGCATTTGATGTATATCGATACAGGCGCCATGTATCGTGCGGTGACTTGGAAGCTGTTGCAGGCAGGGGTATCTTTGGAAGACAATTCAACAATCGGCGAGATTGTTCAAGACTTGGATATCAGACTCTCCGATGAGAACGGACGTTTGCGTGTGCTTGTCGATGGACAGGATGTTACGCAAGACATACGTTCACCGGAAGTTACCCGACTTGTGTCACATGTTTCCCGATTCAGGCAAGTGAGAGACCGGCTCGTTGCGTTGCAGCGGCAATACGCCAAACAACAGGCGGTTGTCATGGATGGACGGGATATTGGATCAAATGTCTTGCCGGATGCCAAAGTAAAGATTTTTTTGACTGCTTCGATCGAGGAACGTGCCGAACGCAGGGTGGCGGAATTGCAAAACAAAGGGTATGCGATCACGATTGACGAGGTGCGACAGGAATTAGTGAAACGAGACCAAATGGATATGGAGCGGGAAATTGCACCGTTACGGCAGGCAAGTGATGCGCAAGTGGTCGATACCACAAACAAGACGATTGAGGAAGTGGTGAAGCAGATTCTGACAATCTATTACGATGCAACCGCAACTGTTTCCAAAGGGGGACAGGCATAA
- the ypeB gene encoding germination protein YpeB: MYRRMANWLLPVLAIGLMITGIWGFQQSRQKSALLIQSENHYQQAFHDLAYQMDQLQNELGKSLAVGSENQFKKSMNSIWRMTYMAQNDVGELPLTLMPFHKTQAFLHDLGTFAYQAAAAKPLDAAQVTEQQWRQLKQFYQESKAMEANVKHVQTAVLNDGARWTDAEQALAAQGQKQDNVIIDGFQQLEKKVSQFPEIHWGPTENQQTVRSEKPDTSHLTGSMVNAEQAKQQAAKFLGRTDLENLTVVKNGPGMPYPAYSVTATTADGVNSYLELAQKGAHVTWFLHDRSSGKPTIDLNRGEELAAKWLKDHQYSDMQPVSIEQYDNIGVYQFCYAPQGIVHYSEKMAVKVALDNGDIIGFQAKDYLFHQTPGLSLQPKLTEANARAKVNGHLQIQQSNLVVVPDEKGKEVLAYEFLGTMDRDTYKVYVNANTGEEIGVEKLTNQTSTA; the protein is encoded by the coding sequence ATGTACAGACGAATGGCAAATTGGCTCCTTCCTGTTTTGGCAATTGGACTTATGATTACAGGCATTTGGGGATTTCAGCAATCGAGGCAAAAGTCAGCACTTTTGATTCAGAGTGAAAATCATTACCAACAGGCGTTTCATGATCTTGCGTACCAAATGGATCAACTGCAAAATGAATTGGGCAAATCCTTGGCGGTAGGCTCGGAAAATCAGTTTAAAAAATCGATGAACAGCATATGGAGAATGACCTATATGGCGCAAAATGATGTCGGAGAATTGCCGCTGACGTTAATGCCGTTTCATAAAACGCAAGCGTTCTTGCATGACCTGGGGACATTTGCGTATCAAGCAGCAGCAGCCAAACCACTGGATGCTGCACAGGTAACAGAGCAGCAATGGAGGCAATTAAAACAATTTTATCAGGAATCGAAAGCCATGGAAGCAAATGTGAAACATGTCCAAACGGCTGTGTTAAACGATGGGGCGCGTTGGACAGATGCGGAGCAAGCACTGGCCGCGCAAGGTCAAAAACAAGATAATGTGATTATCGACGGTTTTCAACAGTTGGAAAAAAAGGTGTCGCAATTCCCGGAAATTCATTGGGGACCGACGGAAAATCAGCAAACCGTTCGATCGGAAAAGCCGGATACCAGTCATTTGACGGGCAGTATGGTAAATGCGGAACAGGCGAAACAACAAGCTGCAAAATTTTTGGGTCGTACCGATTTGGAAAACTTGACAGTTGTAAAAAATGGGCCGGGAATGCCATATCCGGCGTACAGTGTAACTGCGACGACGGCAGATGGCGTCAATTCCTATCTTGAGCTGGCACAAAAGGGTGCGCATGTCACCTGGTTTTTACATGACAGAAGCTCAGGTAAACCGACCATCGATTTGAACCGCGGTGAAGAACTTGCCGCGAAATGGTTAAAGGACCATCAATATTCAGATATGCAGCCCGTATCGATTGAGCAATACGACAATATTGGCGTCTATCAATTCTGCTATGCGCCGCAAGGAATTGTTCATTATTCAGAAAAAATGGCGGTAAAAGTTGCTCTCGACAACGGAGACATTATCGGTTTTCAAGCAAAAGATTATTTGTTTCATCAAACACCGGGGCTTTCTCTACAGCCCAAATTGACAGAGGCAAACGCCCGGGCAAAAGTCAATGGACATCTGCAGATCCAACAAAGCAATCTTGTTGTCGTACCGGATGAGAAAGGAAAAGAGGTGCTTGCCTATGAATTTTTGGGCACAATGGATCGGGATACGTATAAAGTATACGTCAATGCGAATACGGGAGAGGAAATCGGTGTAGAAAAACTTACAAATCAAACAAGTACAGCTTAA
- a CDS encoding lysophospholipid acyltransferase family protein produces MSWYGLFHFLFKMHYKFYYRVEIIDAYHVPKDGPVILCCNHTSNWDPPLLGVSCPRKIRYMAKEELFKIPVVGFLLRQFGTYPVQRGSGDRAAIRKTLELLKENQVIGIFPEGTRSKTGELGPGKPGAAMFALKSDAAVIPVAIVGSYKRLFGTIKIRFGQPIELESYRQQKITSKQMEEVTQIIMDHIGRLIRQERSVS; encoded by the coding sequence ATGTCATGGTATGGCTTGTTTCATTTTTTATTTAAAATGCATTATAAATTTTATTATCGCGTAGAAATTATTGATGCATATCATGTCCCAAAAGATGGGCCTGTCATTCTATGCTGCAATCATACATCCAATTGGGATCCTCCTCTTCTTGGCGTTTCTTGTCCGCGTAAGATTCGCTATATGGCGAAAGAAGAATTATTCAAGATTCCGGTTGTCGGATTTTTACTGCGTCAATTCGGGACATATCCGGTTCAAAGGGGATCAGGAGACCGGGCGGCGATTCGCAAAACATTGGAGCTTTTAAAAGAAAACCAGGTGATCGGCATTTTTCCGGAAGGGACCCGCAGCAAAACGGGTGAACTTGGGCCGGGGAAACCGGGTGCGGCGATGTTTGCATTAAAGTCGGATGCGGCAGTCATTCCAGTGGCAATTGTGGGCTCGTACAAGCGGTTGTTTGGAACGATAAAAATACGGTTTGGACAACCGATTGAGCTGGAATCATACAGGCAACAAAAAATAACAAGCAAGCAGATGGAAGAAGTAACACAAATCATCATGGATCACATCGGCCGATTGATTCGACAAGAACGGAGCGTATCGTAG